The window CTCCTGCGGTCTGTGCAAATGTTTTCCAAGTGTCCAGGCTCACTGCAGCCATGAAGCTCTGATAGCGGACAGATGTTCCTGATTTTCCAGATGTTCTGCACCATtcagtaaccccccccccaaaaaaaacgtATATGTAACAAACGTAATACAAACTTAGTGATCCTTAAAAATATCAAATCTAAAGAAGTGGCCATAACCCATAATCTTTGGGGATTTCCTAATGTACAAACTCCAGTATGCCCATGCAGGTCAATGCTGTGTCATATCAAATGAAGCCTGTAGAGACACATTTCAATGAGTCAGAAccgttgtctttgtttttgagCATTTGCAGCTGTGGGCCACTTTTTTGTGGGAACaaacaacacatgcacagtcaCCTGCAGATGCACCTACAAGTGTCCAAAACAGATGAATCAGTCTCCCACACAAACTGTTTGGCCTATGAAGAACATAAGATTATACAGAAATGCGTGTTGATTGGCTGACACTCAGGTGTCTGGTTAGATTCCATTGTATAGACACTTTCAAAACAATAGTTAAACCTTGGTCCTAGATCAGTGTGGTTGGTATGTTAACTTGCACATAACCATAGTAACACTACTGGTACAATACCAGTTCTCTCGTATAGATTAAAGTTTAgtccatttgtttttgttttttgcccaTAATCAAAGATTTGCCTTAAAAGGAGTTACAGTCTGTAATGCTTATCTTTTGTGGCTATAGTGTAAACCGTGATAATTCACCCCAGGGTGCCCAGGTATAGAGAATAAGTAAGTGCACAGtgtgtgataaaaaaaataaataatgaaaaaggtGGAGGTGACTTTGCTGCCAGTGGTGgagtgtaactaagtacatttactcaagtactgtacttaagttcaAATTAGAGGtacttgcactttacttgagtcttttcttttcatgccactttctactccactacatttcagaaagaaatattgtactttttactccactacataatcggacagctttagttaccatTTACAAATTAAGGtttgtgcacacaaaacacttgtagtttataaaacgcatgttttattgtgaattaaactagccaacaatatacaggcctacaagtacagctgaaatgattagccgattaaacacttagttgattgaaaGAAAtcttttgatcgtttccagtttctaaaatgcgAGGATTTTTCTATAttaagtacttttatttttaatattttaagtagcctacattttcctgatgatacttactgtacatacttttacttttttattgcaGGATTTTTGCtttgagtatttttttacagtgtggtattagtacttttacttaagtaaaggatatgaatacttcttccaccactgatcgtGTTGTTTTCTATACTGGGACACTGCGAGTGCTGCATCACGCTTATACCATGACCActaaaaaagaaggaaagattactacatactgtatattaaattagtTTGTCATTCAGGTTAGTTTTTGTGATAACTTGATGCTTATTAAATACTGTCTCCAGGCTTATCTGTGGTAACCAACTTGTGCGTATTTAGAACTGTGGTTGACCTGTTTACTTGAACTAATGTTTCAGTTGCAACAATGCATGACTTTAATGACACCTGCCAGCCAAAGTCTAAGACAAACATAATCCATGGCCATGATAATGCACTCCAAATGTAATGAACCTCGTTTTAAAATATTGCTGCAGTCATATTTTCAGTCATATTTCCTTAGATTAAATAAAACCGGTTGTGACGTTCATGAGGGATATCTGTTGCTGTATCTCCCACGCTGACGCACAGATGCACACTCGCGCACTCATGTAGACAGATGCAGCCACAGACGTGCGCCAAATGTACAGTTCAGAGTGTGGGAAAACGAGGACAGTGTGAAAGCCACCAAACCATCAGCGCCGAGAGCGGTTTATAAAGTGTTACACAGATGAGATGAAGTATGGGCCGCCAAACGGAGCAAACGGCCCCGAGGGATACTGAGATGTACCTGGTGTGGTTTTCACATATTTCTTTCTCTATCTATCTTTCATTCTATCCATCCAGCTCTGTCACTTTCACATGCATTCTTTCTGTCAAAGCCTGTCTATCAATATCTACCACCATCTTcaccctgtctttctctctctctctctcacacacacacacacacacacacacacacacacacacacacacacacacagccacccaGTTCCCACGGTGGTGGGGGGAGCTGAGCGGCGTGTCAATCTGCGCACAGCGTCACCTCTTTTCACTTGCAAAAAGGAAGTAGCGGAGGGCTTTTGTTATTCGAAGTCCCACAGTCTAAAACAACTGAAATATATCCGCAGTTTATGATTCAAACAGCCAGCTATAATCACCTCCTCAGGGGTGTTTTGAGATGGAGCGGTACGACTGAGAGACTCGTTTGGGTTGTACTTTACTGTCCCTACCATTTGGTTCGGAGGTAATCACTGTCTGGAGAGAACACAGGTTTTAGATGCGTTCACACTTCAGACAGCCACTCTTAAAAGTACTTTTATGTCTCCCTTAAGCCGTGACCATGTGGAGAATAAAACTCTTTAAATGTACCGATAGCCTCTGGATTTGAAAAATACTTTACGCACAGGAGCTTTttgctcatttttatttcatagttGTGCACACATTTACTGGGATGTTCCAGTCATTCGTGACACTGCAGAGAAAGTTGGGCCACGTATATCACCAACAGCAGCACGTTGCTGTAAACCACACCCTCTCCTGGATAGTATGTCATTACCAGCACCTTTTCTGCCCCCATTTAACAGGAAAGGGTGTTAATGAGTCCAGATACTCctgtacttaaaaaaaagacatcttaATAAACTATTTGGACTAATATTATTTGTAGTCCACGAGCCAATGGTTATTTGTTTCCCTTTTAAGAAGTGAAATCGTTTCTCAATCTAAAGTAAAATGATACAATACTGTTTTTTCTTGACCTTTCACCTGTTGTGAGAGTCGAAAGAAAGCGGTGCATAGGCCCTATGTCACAGTTTAATGTTGCGTATaattaaaatgtgaataaagttgtttttttaatttttttttttttttttgctttgcatGAATAAAATCCTTTGCGATGCTCTTCAGTCACCATTAACATCGCTGTCAATGAGACGTGGAGAGGCCTGATTGACGTTTTGTTTCGAGTTCCTGTTGATGTTAATCCAGTGGATGATCCTTTACAACGTGGCCGCTTTCTCAGCAGTTTACAGCTCTGGCAGCACCATGCCTCTGGCTTTCAGTCCGCTTCCTGGGGTCGGCTACAGGAGATCGGATATAGAGCTCACCATAAAATTGCTGTGGACGGCTTGTTTAATATTTCTGTAGCAACGTTTGGCTCCCTCCTCGAGAGACCACGCCTCCTCCCTGCAGATTCACAGGGCCCTAATCCCTCCCCCTCACCGACCCGGCAGCCTATAACCTACCCGGGTTTCCGCCCATTCCTCCGTAGTTGATTCTTTAGGATGGTTTTGTCATGCAAATAAAGGACGCGTAAAATATTCCCCCAGAGCGCAGCGCAGGGCAGAGACTCGCGCGGAGGACACAGACCGGGCCACACGGTGGATTTGTTTCGTTTTCGTCGCTACGGACCCGTCCATCTGTCACAGGTAAGTCACACATCTGCAGCGGATTACATTTCCTGACATGTTTAGTAGCAAAAATCAAGCAGTGTAAACGTGAGCCCACGGAGGTCTCCTCTCTCACTGTTGGATGTGGAGGAATGTGGGGTCTGTTGTTGAGGAATCGGGATTCATGCgaactcttcttctcttttttgtctttcccaGACACCCTGGCCACGAGCAGCGACATATAGCCGGGACGTGTAGCCAGGAATCAGGTCGGACCGTTCAAGGAAACCCTGCGGAGGCTGCCCTGTGGAGATAGTGGTCATACTTCCAATTTCCCCAAGTGAAGTCGGAGCTGTCTCTTCTCCATCCCCTGCTATAGGCtacctgctgctgctacagAGGGGAATACGTCTAGAGACCCCTGGATCGCTTGAGAGTACCCTTTTATATTTTAGGGATTTTAGGATCTCtcaaatattaacatttttgcACACCAAGTGTGTTATTTCCTCTTTTGTCCTTTTTGGGATATATACAGTgatcttttttctgttctagTACTTTAATGTGCCTTAATAACTGGTTATAATCCAGTGTAAGTGTGGCATTGTCACCAGACCAGAGACGCTCAACAGGGAGAAGACGATTATTATCAGCTTCAGAGCCCAAGCAGGATTACTGGTCCCCCACCCTCCAGCGAGCTGCAACCATGAGCCAGGCGGATGTGTCGACTTGCTCCGCGCCACAGAGGGTTTTCCAGGAGGCGGTGAAGAAGGGCAACACCAAGGAGCTGCACTCTTTGTTGCAGAACATGACAAACTGCGAGTTCAACGTCAACTCCTTTGGGCCAGAAGGACAGACGGCCCTCCATCAGTCTGTCATTGACGGCAACCTGGAGCTGGTAAAACTGCTGGTGAAGTTTGGTGCAGATATCCGACTGGCCAACAGGGAAGGGTGGAGCGCTTTACACATCGCCGCCTTCGGGGGCCACCAAGACATTGTGCTATACCTCATCACCAAGGCCAAGTACTCCTCTGGCGCCCGGTGATCTGTCTCTGCTGTCAGgtaaaataagaaaatgaaaaaataacaacagGTGGAAAATAAAACTCCAATACACGGAAAAGTCAGGCTCttgtaaaagcaaaaaaaaactgccattATCTACATAGTTGTGCCAAATTAAAAATAGACCTGCACAATACTCTTCCCTCATTGTTAACCAAACGGGGCCCTCTGTGCACTCCTGAGTGAAGCACCGCATGGTTCATACACAGCGCTTCAACACGACTCTTTAACAAAAGAAACGCCATTTCGGTGAGTTTGTTGGTACTAAAGCTTTCCTCTTGAATGTGTATCGTCCActataacaaaaaaagagctAGTGTACCTGTGtatcccgtgtgtgtgtgtgtgtgtgtgtgtgtgtgtgtgtgtgtgtgtgtgtgtgtttggactcCAGAGTGCAAATGGCCCAGTTTCTTTCTATCCATGACCTCCCATCCCCAGAATACTTTTGAATAGTTTATTTGTGGAGGGGGGGTGTTGCTCCTCATTGTTCACTTGTAAAAACCctttttaagttattttatatGAAACACGGCACTTGATGCTATATGGCTGCATGCTGGAATATCTAAAAGGGAACACACATGAACAAGAGAAGAAGGGTTGCCCTCTGTTGGCTACCACAGGCCTGTTTTCTTCAGGCTAATAGATTcattgatttagatttttttttgttttactcaaAGAGCGGCATCATGGCTATCCAACACGCTTTCAGATGTGTAATCATTATCTAACAACAAGTGACTCCATCATTGTTGTGAAGTACTGTACACAAtagctttactttttttttaagagacagTAGCTGAATGGCTCTGCCTACTTCATGCAGATCTTGCCATGCTGGCGTCCAACTTTTCAGGCCATGTGCGACCACTTTGCCGATGGTCATTGTGTTATTAAAAAAACCGCTGCTTtcgctttgtataaaaaaaaagtcgcATTTGGAATTCACTTTATAATCTCCTTTCAGTATTTTATTAACATCCTAGTCATCACTGTGAAAGCAGGCtgggttttttattttttatttatgaagGTACATTGAGAAGATGCATTTTTTGAATATGTTgtggttcttctttttttttcttttttttaaatctataagTGTAAGAATATCTAGGGTGACTCAAGCTGCTTCAGACTCGTAGTATAAACTGTCCCGTGTGGAGGTAGATCTGCCACTCCCAACAACCCCCCGcctctccccacacacacacacacacacacacacatccacccaGAACCCCCTCTGTTAAAGCCTGTTGACCTTCAAGAGGACTTTCTCCCCCATCCTCCCATTAAAAGGACTTTGTTTGGTTGCCTTTTGCCAGCTACCTCGACTATAAAGTATTCTCAAGTTGTTCAGTTCTCTCACCACTCTGCAACGTTGTTTGGAGTCTGAGGAGATACACAATTTGTCTGTGATCATCAACATGccagtatgtttttttgtagCCTAACAGACAGACGGACTTCAAAACAGAAGATGCAATGAACCAATTCCTGCATCATCAGTCGGGACAGTTTATTTTTACACTACAACCAAACCAAGGGAGTCtgtggttctctctctctctctctctctctctctctgtgtctgtctgtcggtctctctctctctctctttctaacacacccccacacactgCCATTGATTTCCCTATAGACCTCCActttctttgtctgtcttcattagcctgtgtatatatatatatatatatatatatatatatatatatatatatatattttttttccagttaTACAAAAATGGAATTGTATCGCATGACTAATAAATGCAGGGAGTTTAATTGCACAAAAATGCGGAGCCTTGTGCGCCCCCAGTGTTTGTACGGGGTAACTGCAGGAGCCAAGGCTTTGGAATAGTTACTACTACTGAGCAGGACCCTAATACTGTTGGACGATGAagactttaaaaacaacaacaacaacaacaacaacacatgacTATTGCAGGATGTCACTGAAAAGGAAAATTGGTTTCATAAACTTGCCTGCTGCATTTTGAAAGTCATGACACCCTAACATTTGTATCAATGCTgcttgtatttttcttttttttgtttgtttttaaagcctaCCGCTCAAATGGCCCACAGTTGTAAAAAGGCTTCACAGCAACACTGGTTTCATCACATGAGAAGCTGTTGAAAGAGAGTGTGTTTTTTAatggttgtgtgtttgtatgagtgTGTGCTTCTCATGAGGGCCCTGTGTCGCTGTTGATAAAACAGTCATCAAGACTGAGAACTTCTCATTTGAAACCTGGAACAACCACATGATAGATCCACTACATCAAGGTATAGATTGTCATCAGGCAACACATTAAATATGCATCGCTTGTCTTAaacttgatgttttttttctttctttatttgtttgaaTATTGCACTGATGACTGTTGTTGAAAAGTTGGCTTTTAtgtgtcaacattttaatttttttttttctgaatagaaaaaaaaacgaacACAACAAAATACTATTGTATAAATATATGCTCCAggtgataatgtgtgtgttactttgtggaaaaaacatgatgttttttttttaacaaagatgtgtgtatctctgtgattgggtgtatgtatatatacatatggatatatatatatcgatgatgatgatgatgatgatgatgatatctTGGGGCACTTTCTTTTTTGAAGTGCtgtcttcctgttttttttgaAAGGGGAATAATACATTTGATGGTAAGATCATTGTAACATGATTAAAAATTGCACGGTTGTGTGGTTGTTTGGCTTACCAGGGTCATAACATTTATGATGTAAGGAGCCAGCCGCCGGATTGGTGTACATGAgtgaaatgatttttttaagAGAAAGAAAGTGCTGACTTCTTTGGACCAAGTTGTGTTTCTGGTCTTGCTTCATTTCAAGCAAGAGGAAACAGCTGATTTTTTTCATGAGTGATGCAGATGTTCCATCATGTTTAATTCTGTTtgtattcttttgtttttgaacGTTTGTAACACTGTGATGATGACGTGATGTCATGTGGAGATGCGTGCTGTATTATTTTTGTACGTTTGTGTACAAGCCAGTAAAGAAATCATTAAACTCAAATTCTCTGTGTATGCATACATTTCTTCCTCATCTACCAAGCAAAAAGCTACATTCTCCTCCCCTTTCTCCattttccctcctcctccctcctgctGCATTTTTCATAGAAAAGATTGGTTTGGGAAACAcacccctcttctctctcttttccctccctGTCTTCCAAACCGGGCCCAACCCAGATCCCCATTCTCTCCTTTTGTCATTCATCTGGCCTCATCCTTTCACTGCCGGGATAAAAGAGcccagtgcattgtgggtaggCTCAGTTTAAAGAAGGGTCCCCtcccctgtgtgtgttgtgggagAGCTGGTTTTATGTTACCCCCACACACTCAAAAACTTTCcaacacacactcctctctTGTGCTCTCTTTCTGACGATTAAGGCCCAAGCTTTGCACTACATTTCAGCTCTGCTAACAACCTGcttttgcacacacactcaagtgTGTCTTTCACTCAACATCTATTCTCTTATACTCAAAATTATCTTTGTTCCTTTCACTGGACTAACCCCTTCCCATATGCTGTGTAACActacttctaaaaaaaaaaaaaaaatcagctgatTTGTTGGTGGGGAACGAAACATATTTtcatgtctatttctgtgatttTTCTTGTTAAATATTTACTTTGAACCCTCCTGTGATGGTGCATTTAATGGCCCTAAAAAATGGTTGGTTAAACTAACTACTCTCACTTAATTTGGACCGACAACGAGTCAAAAAAACTGGAACACACTAATTCATTTGCATCCAAAACAGTTAAGAAACActgttagtgtgtgtattttgtgctGGCCGACAAAAGTTGATTTTTAAGCAAAGCCTTTAAATGaacatttttaatcattttcttcttcttcttcttcttcttcttcttcttcttcttcttcttcttcttcactgtaCTAGTAGCACTTATAAAAGCACAATATACCAGTGGTGGTTACATTTTGCTCATGAGTCTCAACACATGTTTACTTGAACTAAAACCTTTCATTGAGTCATGTTCTCACCGTttcatggaaatgttgcatTGCAACTGATATTGCATGGCTGTGGGAGGGTCGTGGGAAAAGGGACAATTCATCTTCCTGCATGTCGGACCTGTTCGTGTTGTAACATGTGCTGGGTGTCGCCCTGTCAACTGTTGAGGGTTACAAATATGAGTAGAATAGAGAGAATATTGAGAGAATTTAAATCCTGAATTTAAATTCTAAGTGATAAAGTTTGGTTGTTAGAGCAGCAGTTAAGCTTGCATTCTGAGCTGTAGGTGAACCATCTTTGACCTCAAATGTTCTGCACTGACACACCAAGCGCCGATCTGATGCATTTCTTTGTCAGATACAAACTCAGCACCAGGAAAGTTAGCTCCTCTAAACACCAGCCCCCTCTGTGTTTTGATGCCGTGGCAGGCTGAACGGGCTATCTGGCTTGCTGCTTGCTTGTCctttcccctctccctcccagTCTCTCACTTCTGcaggatgtttttgttgagctgGGTTCCCTATTGTTCACACACTGAGCTGGCTGGCCTCCCAGGGTTGCTGCTGGCTGCCAGGCCACCTAATAGGTTCTTCATGTGCCTTGGCTTTCCTCGCTCGTCTTGGTCTGGCCTGTGCATGGAGAAGCCTGCTTTTAGTGAGccagaaaaacacaatacattttCTGGAGGAATTTTGCAGAGAAACTCAGATAAAGAATTGTTTGGGGAATTACTTTAGCGCAGCATCAAAATGACTTTATTAAAAAAGTGAACAGGCCACTTTAGCATATATAATTGGTTACAGCcctgtgcatgtgcatgtattGTCTGTTTTGGTATTTCACACATAAATCGAGTAAATTATTGTTGGTGCGTCGATGTTACAGCAGCTGCAATCAAGTGCGTCTGTGTGATTATCTTCCATctccattcaaaaggccattgtTCCATGGCTCATAAAATATTCATATGCATGCTTACACCCCTCATTTGAAGGCTTACACTTGATCTGTAAGACACAAGATTAACTGAACATCTTGTGATATGTGTAAAACACAGTTTTAATTGGTTTTGCAACACTAAATTCCTCATTTTATAACGGCTCCTGTTCAACATGTGTACAATGGCGCAAGCTTTGATTATGAGATCCTCCTGTGTATGACTTCTTCAAAGTGCTTCGGTATTGACATGATTGCTGTCTGGCCACATAAAGAGGAACTTAGAGAAGCATTTAACAGTC is drawn from Sander vitreus isolate 19-12246 chromosome 16, sanVit1, whole genome shotgun sequence and contains these coding sequences:
- the nrarpa gene encoding notch-regulated ankyrin repeat-containing protein A, giving the protein MSQADVSTCSAPQRVFQEAVKKGNTKELHSLLQNMTNCEFNVNSFGPEGQTALHQSVIDGNLELVKLLVKFGADIRLANREGWSALHIAAFGGHQDIVLYLITKAKYSSGAR